One uncultured Fibrobacter sp. DNA segment encodes these proteins:
- a CDS encoding ABC transporter ATP-binding protein, producing the protein MYKWVQNTFALSEEGSRTFVRGVVWTFLHFVSLMFPMMMLFYFLMEQMGIGEFAGKTPHGTLFYVGIAVVLFIVMLVIYRFSYSATYSSVYDESMRRRVSIAEKLRKLPLSFFGKKNLSDLTSTIMDDCNALEMIFSHAVPELFAAIGSVTVIGIMLFCYNWKMSIALFWVVPAAALLIALSKKIQDHWFEGSYNARREIMEDIQEGLENVQEIRSYSGEAAYLDHFDKNCIKYEKTQIDSDVKVGMFLNSAQGILKMGLATVLITGARLWTKGEIDVFTYLVFIVCAATIYNPVFLVFNNLAELFFVNVRLRRFREMDQMPIQHGETEFTPANYDIEFKDVDFNYNENKQVLKKVSFTAKQGEITALVGPSGSGKTTAAKLAARFWDIQGGKVTLGGQDISKIDPETLLKNFSIVFQDVVLFNTSIKDNIRIGKRDASDEEILKVAKLAGCDDFVQKMPQGYDTVIGENGETLSGGERQRISIARALLKDAPIILLDEATASLDVENESKIQRGISQLVKGKTVIIIAHRMRTIANADKVVVLQDGHIAETGSPAELKAKGGLFSKMLELQMKSGQ; encoded by the coding sequence ATGTATAAGTGGGTTCAGAATACTTTTGCTCTTTCGGAAGAAGGCTCCCGCACGTTTGTCCGTGGCGTCGTCTGGACATTCCTGCACTTTGTTTCGCTCATGTTCCCGATGATGATGCTCTTTTATTTTTTGATGGAGCAGATGGGCATTGGTGAATTTGCTGGCAAAACTCCGCACGGAACCTTATTCTACGTAGGAATTGCGGTAGTCCTGTTTATCGTGATGCTAGTCATTTACAGGTTTTCGTACAGTGCGACTTACAGCAGCGTTTACGACGAAAGCATGCGCCGCCGAGTCTCGATTGCCGAAAAGCTCCGCAAGTTGCCACTCTCGTTCTTTGGCAAGAAGAACCTTTCGGATTTGACGTCAACAATCATGGACGACTGCAATGCGCTCGAAATGATTTTCTCGCACGCAGTGCCGGAACTTTTCGCCGCCATCGGAAGCGTCACCGTTATCGGAATCATGCTGTTCTGCTACAACTGGAAAATGTCCATCGCGCTCTTTTGGGTGGTGCCTGCCGCTGCGCTTTTGATTGCTCTTTCCAAGAAAATTCAGGATCACTGGTTCGAAGGTTCGTACAACGCACGTCGTGAAATCATGGAAGATATCCAGGAAGGCCTCGAAAACGTGCAGGAAATCCGTTCCTACTCCGGCGAAGCCGCCTATCTCGACCATTTTGACAAGAACTGCATCAAGTACGAAAAAACGCAAATAGATTCTGACGTGAAAGTCGGTATGTTCCTGAATTCGGCGCAAGGCATTCTCAAGATGGGTCTTGCTACAGTGCTGATTACGGGCGCACGCCTTTGGACCAAGGGTGAAATCGATGTATTCACCTACTTGGTATTCATCGTGTGCGCAGCGACCATCTACAATCCGGTTTTCCTTGTATTCAACAACCTTGCCGAACTGTTCTTCGTGAATGTGCGCCTGCGCCGTTTCCGCGAAATGGACCAAATGCCCATACAACATGGCGAAACAGAATTTACGCCTGCCAATTACGATATTGAATTCAAGGACGTCGACTTCAATTACAACGAGAACAAGCAAGTCCTGAAAAAAGTTTCGTTCACGGCAAAGCAGGGCGAAATCACCGCACTTGTGGGCCCGAGCGGCAGCGGAAAGACGACTGCAGCAAAACTCGCGGCACGCTTCTGGGATATTCAAGGCGGCAAGGTGACCCTCGGCGGGCAGGACATCAGCAAGATTGACCCTGAAACGCTCCTCAAGAATTTCTCCATCGTCTTCCAGGACGTGGTGCTGTTCAACACAAGCATCAAGGACAATATCCGCATCGGCAAGCGCGATGCCAGCGACGAAGAAATCCTGAAGGTCGCAAAACTCGCGGGATGCGACGATTTCGTGCAGAAGATGCCGCAAGGCTATGACACCGTCATCGGCGAAAACGGCGAAACGCTCTCGGGCGGTGAACGTCAGAGAATCTCGATTGCGCGTGCATTGTTAAAGGACGCTCCCATCATCCTGCTTGACGAAGCGACAGCAAGCCTTGACGTAGAAAACGAATCCAAGATCCAGCGCGGCATTTCGCAGTTGGTGAAGGGCAAAACCGTCATCATCATTGCACACCGTATGCGTACCATCGCAAACGCCGACAAGGTCGTGGTGCTGCAGGACGGTCACATCGCCGAGACAGGTTCTCCCGCCGAACTCAAGGCGAAAGGCGGCCTGTTCAGCAAGATGCTGGAATTGCAGATGAAGAGTGGGCAGTAG
- a CDS encoding DUF3793 family protein, translating to MVKSRKVEEDCIASEAILRGITMTAQRLMDYKLVRQCAPTLAARKVGSLFCMEKAPAEHEPLCAILARWNRELNPSGIFVRIVAERCGRSFVYVYRRNVLSQLFNKNEIRQFLGVYGYQHFDEETLIAKLTHRIAKCHCFPHEIGLFLGYPLEDVKGFIANGGQNCKSTGYWKVYGDVAESEKKFECFRKCFSVMSSLFERGYSLPMLAVASTKNCSIRQPERNAA from the coding sequence TTGGTAAAAAGCAGAAAGGTAGAAGAAGATTGCATTGCAAGCGAAGCAATCCTTAGAGGAATAACGATGACGGCACAACGATTGATGGATTACAAACTGGTTCGCCAATGCGCGCCAACACTTGCCGCCCGCAAGGTCGGCAGCCTCTTCTGCATGGAAAAAGCGCCCGCAGAACACGAACCGCTTTGCGCCATTCTCGCTCGCTGGAACCGCGAACTGAATCCGTCGGGCATATTCGTGCGCATCGTCGCAGAGCGCTGCGGTCGCAGCTTTGTGTACGTCTACCGCCGCAATGTGTTAAGCCAGTTGTTCAACAAAAATGAAATCCGTCAATTCCTGGGAGTTTACGGCTACCAGCATTTTGACGAAGAAACGCTTATCGCAAAACTCACCCACCGTATCGCAAAATGCCATTGCTTTCCACATGAAATCGGACTTTTCCTGGGGTACCCACTCGAAGACGTCAAAGGTTTCATCGCCAATGGCGGGCAAAATTGCAAAAGTACGGGCTACTGGAAAGTGTATGGCGACGTTGCCGAATCGGAAAAGAAATTCGAATGCTTCCGAAAATGCTTTTCGGTCATGAGTTCACTTTTCGAACGTGGTTACTCACTACCGATGCTCGCTGTAGCAAGTACAAAAAATTGCTCAATACGTCAGCCCGAGCGGAACGCTGCATAG
- a CDS encoding flavodoxin, protein MEKIAVIYWSGTGNTEMMAKYVAEGAKAAGAEADVFDVSNFSQEKLSEYGRYALGCPAMGAEELEDSEFQPFYDAVKPSLAGKKVALFGSYGWGGGEWMNPWKADAEAAGLVLVAEPLAIENTPDDAGKASCQELGKTLATA, encoded by the coding sequence ATGGAAAAAATCGCAGTCATTTATTGGAGCGGAACAGGAAACACCGAAATGATGGCAAAATACGTCGCTGAAGGAGCCAAGGCTGCCGGCGCCGAAGCCGATGTTTTTGACGTTTCTAATTTTTCGCAGGAAAAACTGAGCGAATACGGTCGCTACGCGCTGGGTTGCCCCGCCATGGGCGCCGAAGAGCTCGAAGATTCCGAATTCCAGCCGTTTTACGATGCCGTCAAGCCGTCCCTTGCCGGCAAGAAAGTCGCCCTGTTTGGCTCTTACGGCTGGGGTGGCGGCGAATGGATGAATCCGTGGAAGGCCGATGCCGAAGCTGCCGGTCTCGTACTTGTAGCAGAACCGCTCGCCATCGAGAACACCCCCGATGACGCAGGCAAAGCCTCCTGCCAGGAACTCGGCAAAACGCTCGCCACCGCCTAA
- a CDS encoding MMPL family transporter — translation MQVSRVNKVFAQLGHFQVKFRWLILLATVVVTVLACLGLPHLQMTSSEEEWFDDWDKVKIDQAHFNEKFGSDDTYMVMVRADDVFAPEVLQAIDRLSRRLENEVPYADRVVSLTHNLSIPVANDEGFEVIDPFESGIPDNPQELEAKKRLILSRESLVNNIVSDDAKETWVILSLKSYEGGVDFGKDSIAPFAREVIYSDEFKSDKFEMLPTGMSYTEMEENEVISRECAIRIGIGFMVMLVCLILFVRSFRGVVVPAIATVGGIASVLGINAWLGIIGDESMVALPVLLGMALSVGYSIHYINSFRMHFRRTGNRHESVICAVEETGWPILFTVITTVASLISFLFAGIRPIRWIGGISAGIVTMVYLYVIILIPILMSFGKNAEPDPTQVKSAGATKADILFEFFGRKVCRHSVVVAVISAAVMLLQIPGMMRIDVNMDYTETMGEKIPFVTRLKDMLSGKLGSLYDFNVMVEFEDDDALKDPANMKRIEQLEQNLGTLQLTKISGDKPRVQSVTRLVKEMNRTLNADSIKYYKIPDAQDMLTQLLFLYEISDPDALFERMDENYKTTFIHIELAGYDANKIVEDLDSANAYAARIFPDAKVSVVGEVVNYAEMNGKLVGGLLRSFGGSFVIIAIMMILAFGSIKAGLIGMIPNVAPVLLIGGVMGYSGMPLDMITMIVMPMILGIAVDDTIHMNNHIKYGFERTGSYRHALLLSYREIGKTMGMTTFILCAMFFVFIFSPMGALHNVGLLSIVGLGAALIADYTLTTALVYLTKPYGKER, via the coding sequence ATGCAAGTTTCTCGTGTCAACAAGGTTTTTGCCCAGTTGGGGCATTTTCAGGTCAAGTTTCGCTGGCTGATATTGCTGGCGACAGTTGTTGTGACGGTTTTGGCGTGTCTCGGTTTGCCGCATCTGCAGATGACGAGCAGCGAAGAGGAATGGTTTGACGACTGGGACAAGGTAAAGATTGACCAGGCGCACTTTAACGAAAAATTCGGAAGTGACGATACCTACATGGTGATGGTCCGTGCCGACGACGTGTTCGCGCCAGAAGTATTGCAAGCGATTGATAGGCTTTCGCGCAGGCTCGAAAACGAGGTGCCTTATGCCGACCGCGTCGTTTCGCTGACGCACAATTTGTCGATTCCAGTCGCCAATGACGAAGGTTTTGAAGTCATTGATCCGTTCGAGAGCGGCATTCCCGACAACCCACAGGAACTAGAAGCGAAAAAGCGGCTGATCCTTTCCCGCGAATCGCTCGTGAACAATATCGTCTCGGACGACGCGAAGGAAACTTGGGTTATCCTCTCGCTAAAATCTTACGAGGGCGGAGTTGATTTCGGCAAGGACAGCATCGCGCCTTTCGCCCGCGAAGTCATCTATTCCGACGAATTCAAAAGCGACAAGTTCGAGATGCTCCCGACAGGCATGAGCTACACCGAGATGGAAGAAAACGAAGTCATTTCGCGTGAATGCGCCATACGCATCGGCATCGGATTCATGGTGATGCTCGTATGCCTCATTTTATTTGTGCGTTCGTTCCGTGGCGTGGTAGTGCCCGCGATTGCAACGGTCGGCGGTATCGCCTCGGTACTCGGCATCAACGCCTGGCTCGGCATTATCGGCGATGAAAGCATGGTCGCGCTTCCGGTGCTTTTGGGTATGGCACTTTCGGTGGGCTATTCCATCCACTACATCAATTCGTTCCGCATGCACTTTAGGCGCACAGGCAACCGCCACGAATCCGTGATTTGCGCCGTCGAAGAAACGGGCTGGCCAATCCTCTTTACAGTCATTACCACAGTCGCATCGCTGATTTCGTTCCTGTTCGCAGGCATTCGCCCCATCCGCTGGATTGGCGGGATTTCGGCGGGCATCGTCACGATGGTTTATCTGTACGTCATCATCCTGATTCCGATCCTCATGAGCTTCGGCAAGAATGCAGAACCCGACCCGACGCAAGTAAAGTCGGCAGGAGCCACCAAGGCGGACATCCTCTTTGAATTCTTTGGGCGCAAGGTGTGCAGGCACAGCGTTGTTGTCGCAGTAATTTCGGCGGCGGTGATGTTGCTGCAAATTCCAGGAATGATGCGTATCGACGTGAATATGGATTACACTGAGACCATGGGCGAAAAGATTCCCTTCGTGACGCGGCTCAAGGACATGCTCAGCGGAAAACTCGGGAGCCTTTACGACTTTAACGTGATGGTGGAATTTGAGGACGACGACGCGCTCAAGGATCCCGCCAACATGAAACGCATTGAGCAACTTGAACAGAACCTCGGCACGCTCCAGCTCACCAAGATTTCGGGCGACAAGCCGCGCGTGCAATCGGTGACGCGCCTCGTGAAAGAGATGAACCGCACGCTGAACGCCGACAGCATCAAGTATTACAAGATTCCCGACGCGCAGGACATGCTCACGCAACTGCTTTTCTTGTACGAGATTTCGGACCCAGACGCTCTCTTTGAACGCATGGACGAAAATTACAAGACAACCTTCATTCACATAGAACTGGCCGGCTACGACGCCAACAAAATCGTCGAAGACCTGGATTCCGCAAACGCTTATGCCGCCCGCATTTTCCCCGACGCAAAAGTCTCCGTGGTGGGAGAAGTCGTGAACTACGCCGAGATGAACGGCAAACTCGTTGGCGGGCTGTTGCGTTCGTTCGGTGGTTCGTTCGTGATTATCGCCATCATGATGATTCTTGCGTTCGGGAGCATCAAGGCCGGCCTTATCGGGATGATTCCGAACGTCGCGCCTGTACTCCTGATTGGCGGCGTCATGGGCTATTCGGGCATGCCGCTCGACATGATCACGATGATCGTGATGCCAATGATTTTGGGCATCGCCGTCGATGACACCATCCACATGAATAACCACATCAAATACGGATTCGAGCGCACGGGCAGCTACAGGCACGCGCTACTGCTCTCTTACCGCGAAATCGGGAAGACCATGGGCATGACCACCTTCATTCTTTGCGCGATGTTCTTCGTATTCATCTTCAGCCCCATGGGCGCACTCCACAACGTGGGCCTGCTTTCCATCGTGGGCCTTGGTGCCGCCCTCATCGCCGACTACACGCTTACCACGGCACTCGTGTACCTCACAAAACCGTACGGGAAAGAGCGGTAG
- a CDS encoding outer membrane beta-barrel protein, translated as MINRISVKIALAVFVLAGLCHAGDASNRFFRLGTSIGLSYDFLIGKEGNLMDPKDFSGPGFLLAINTIFNFHDLPALRTGLTYNVRSLENNVGFADENLNRDTYVHYEAVSFGIPVLAHFQTQSRIYFDAGLTFAYTIKATEGYSRRKNSTYGFKTKWDGEGLSFCDIQLTAGTGIMLGNRFELGLQSLFGLTTVLDASEINEQYDNISVHLLSFSVALGFYFI; from the coding sequence ATGATAAATCGCATATCAGTAAAAATTGCGTTAGCCGTATTTGTTTTAGCAGGATTGTGCCACGCTGGCGATGCATCTAATCGTTTTTTCAGGCTCGGTACTAGCATCGGCCTTTCCTACGATTTTTTGATCGGTAAAGAGGGAAATCTGATGGATCCCAAGGATTTCAGCGGTCCAGGTTTTCTGCTTGCAATCAACACAATCTTTAACTTTCACGATCTGCCAGCACTCCGTACGGGGCTGACGTACAATGTCCGCTCACTTGAGAACAATGTGGGCTTTGCAGACGAAAACCTTAATCGCGACACCTATGTACATTACGAAGCAGTCAGTTTCGGAATTCCCGTTCTTGCACATTTTCAAACTCAAAGTCGCATCTATTTTGATGCGGGTTTGACATTCGCGTATACCATAAAAGCGACAGAGGGCTATAGCCGGAGAAAAAACAGCACCTACGGGTTTAAAACAAAATGGGATGGCGAGGGACTTTCATTTTGCGACATACAACTCACCGCAGGGACAGGAATTATGCTCGGGAACCGTTTCGAACTGGGTTTACAATCGCTATTTGGCTTAACAACTGTTTTAGACGCAAGCGAAATAAACGAGCAATACGACAACATTAGCGTACACCTATTATCATTTAGCGTAGCCCTCGGTTTCTATTTCATTTAG
- a CDS encoding ZIP family metal transporter, whose translation MNEPVIQIAQGLAIPFLGTVLGAACVFFMKKQMGQNLKRGLLSFAAGVMVAASVWSLLLPAISASESMGKLAFIPATVGFWAGILFLFILDKITPHLHLGSATPEGPKAKLKRTTMLTLAVTLHNLPEGMAVGIVFAGWLSGNVAITLSGAFALAIGIAIQNFPEGAVVSLPLRAEGASRKKAFALGALSGAVEPVGALITLLAAEALSPFMPYLLSLAAGAMIYVVVEEMLPEVSEGEHFDAGTILFAVGFTLMMVLDSAL comes from the coding sequence ATGAACGAGCCGGTTATACAAATTGCCCAAGGTCTTGCCATTCCGTTCTTAGGGACGGTTCTCGGGGCCGCCTGCGTCTTCTTTATGAAGAAGCAGATGGGGCAAAACCTCAAGCGCGGCCTATTGTCGTTTGCGGCAGGCGTCATGGTGGCAGCCTCCGTCTGGAGCCTGCTTTTGCCTGCAATCAGCGCGAGCGAATCGATGGGCAAACTGGCTTTCATCCCGGCGACGGTCGGCTTCTGGGCCGGTATCCTGTTCCTGTTTATTCTAGATAAAATCACGCCGCATTTGCATTTAGGCAGCGCGACACCCGAAGGCCCCAAGGCAAAACTCAAGCGCACGACCATGCTTACGCTGGCGGTAACTTTGCACAACTTGCCCGAGGGCATGGCTGTCGGTATCGTTTTCGCAGGCTGGCTTTCGGGGAATGTGGCCATCACACTTTCGGGTGCGTTTGCGCTTGCCATAGGCATCGCCATCCAGAATTTCCCTGAAGGGGCGGTGGTTTCGCTCCCGCTCCGTGCCGAAGGAGCGTCGCGCAAAAAAGCATTTGCCCTTGGAGCGCTCTCCGGAGCCGTAGAACCCGTAGGCGCGTTAATCACGCTGCTTGCGGCTGAGGCGCTCTCGCCGTTCATGCCCTACCTGCTCTCGCTTGCGGCGGGCGCCATGATTTACGTGGTTGTGGAAGAAATGCTTCCCGAAGTCAGCGAAGGCGAGCACTTTGATGCCGGCACCATCCTTTTTGCCGTGGGCTTCACGCTCATGATGGTGCTCGACAGCGCGCTATAA
- the feoB gene encoding ferrous iron transport protein B, translating into MSEIKTIALLGQPNSGKSTLFNNLTGLHQRVGNWPGKTVEKAEGSFVFDGITYKVVDLPGSYGLSANSEEEVVTRDYIQSGKADLVCILVDASQLERSLYMLADFVGVRMPVMLVLNMMDVAEAAGKKIDAAAIEKLLGIPVLGFSAAETKRYPEFFKKMVSAIKTPVCLDSGSLREELVSGGALGEKMDDIVSRIEVALGDFEYGVCEKLWIAEKLLEKDKLICGVVNEMLPFARKNAIETILDSEEGRDGGILTGEAKYRWVSKIVRESATPKSIEKVFSKWDRIATHHIKGKFFAFGIMVVSLIACMILAFPGMGIGFGLQPVLESVVERVGNALGIWPVVISFVKLVLVGGTCITVCMTSFIFSIIFVFRILEEIGYMARFSYAFDSWLSRLGLQGKAIMPLFSGIGCTAGAVCGTRVLDTRGQRLLALVLLWAIPCGSKVAVVLFLASTFFGSAAPLFGIGYVALIFASFYLSSRLFGKKLVPQNERVGMIMELPPYHKPHWKMIAAMVGRSTWGIFKKALKMILMVAALFWALSYAGDGNVENTLLYKIGNAIEPVTMFFGMRWELFVSYLGGMFSKEASLGIMSTLFNHTGEAFSLVTRVAASENLGEALASTISKPEALAFLFASMFNVPCVLAMGTTYREAGSFKWLATIMGYYLALSLGLAFIGYHIGLLIF; encoded by the coding sequence ATGAGCGAAATCAAGACTATTGCTTTGCTCGGACAGCCTAATTCTGGTAAATCGACGCTTTTTAACAACCTTACAGGGCTTCATCAGCGCGTGGGCAACTGGCCCGGCAAAACGGTGGAAAAGGCCGAAGGTTCTTTCGTTTTCGATGGTATTACATACAAGGTTGTTGACCTTCCGGGGAGTTACGGACTTTCGGCAAACTCCGAAGAAGAAGTTGTCACCCGCGACTATATTCAAAGCGGCAAGGCGGACCTTGTGTGCATTCTGGTGGACGCTTCGCAGTTGGAACGCAGCCTTTACATGTTGGCTGATTTTGTGGGCGTTCGCATGCCTGTGATGCTAGTGCTCAACATGATGGATGTAGCTGAAGCGGCGGGCAAGAAGATAGATGCTGCTGCTATTGAAAAGCTCCTCGGCATTCCTGTTCTCGGCTTCAGCGCCGCAGAAACAAAGCGTTATCCTGAATTTTTCAAGAAGATGGTTTCGGCCATCAAGACGCCCGTTTGCTTAGATAGCGGGAGCCTGCGCGAGGAACTCGTTAGCGGGGGAGCGCTTGGCGAAAAAATGGATGATATCGTTAGCCGCATCGAAGTGGCCCTCGGCGATTTTGAATACGGCGTGTGCGAAAAACTCTGGATTGCAGAAAAACTTCTCGAAAAAGACAAGCTCATTTGCGGTGTCGTGAATGAAATGCTTCCGTTCGCGAGGAAGAATGCGATTGAAACAATCCTCGATAGCGAAGAAGGGCGTGACGGCGGCATTCTCACCGGTGAGGCCAAGTACCGCTGGGTTTCGAAGATTGTGCGTGAATCGGCAACGCCCAAGTCCATTGAGAAAGTCTTTAGCAAGTGGGACCGCATCGCGACGCACCATATCAAGGGCAAGTTCTTTGCATTCGGAATCATGGTTGTTTCGCTGATTGCGTGCATGATTCTCGCGTTCCCTGGCATGGGAATCGGTTTTGGTTTGCAACCTGTCTTGGAATCGGTGGTGGAACGTGTGGGCAATGCGCTCGGAATCTGGCCTGTTGTCATTTCGTTTGTCAAGCTGGTTCTGGTTGGTGGCACGTGCATTACTGTTTGCATGACGAGCTTTATTTTCTCCATTATTTTCGTGTTCCGCATCCTCGAAGAAATCGGCTATATGGCGCGTTTTTCGTATGCGTTCGATAGTTGGCTTTCGCGCCTCGGTTTGCAGGGCAAGGCCATCATGCCGCTGTTTTCTGGAATTGGTTGTACGGCGGGTGCAGTTTGCGGAACGCGCGTACTCGACACTCGTGGACAACGCCTGTTGGCGCTCGTTTTATTGTGGGCGATTCCGTGCGGGAGCAAGGTGGCTGTGGTGCTGTTCCTTGCATCAACTTTCTTCGGGTCGGCAGCTCCGCTGTTCGGCATCGGTTACGTGGCATTGATTTTTGCGAGTTTCTACCTGTCTTCACGTCTGTTCGGCAAAAAGCTTGTCCCGCAGAATGAACGCGTGGGCATGATTATGGAACTTCCGCCGTATCACAAGCCACATTGGAAGATGATTGCCGCGATGGTCGGGCGCAGCACCTGGGGCATTTTCAAGAAGGCCTTGAAGATGATCCTGATGGTGGCGGCTCTTTTCTGGGCGCTCTCTTACGCGGGCGACGGAAATGTGGAAAATACGCTCCTGTACAAGATTGGCAATGCGATTGAACCGGTGACGATGTTCTTCGGAATGCGTTGGGAACTGTTTGTCTCTTATCTGGGCGGCATGTTCAGCAAGGAAGCTTCGCTTGGCATCATGAGCACGCTCTTCAACCACACCGGCGAGGCGTTCTCTCTTGTGACCCGCGTGGCTGCAAGCGAAAACTTGGGCGAGGCGCTTGCAAGTACCATCAGCAAGCCCGAAGCGCTCGCGTTCCTGTTTGCGTCAATGTTCAATGTTCCCTGCGTGCTGGCGATGGGTACTACCTACCGTGAGGCCGGTTCGTTCAAGTGGCTAGCCACCATCATGGGGTATTATTTGGCGCTTTCGTTGGGGCTCGCCTTTATCGGCTACCACATCGGATTGCTGATTTTCTAA
- a CDS encoding FeoA family protein, with amino-acid sequence MKNADFVDHLSLAEMGENRCGTVAQIEGDSRFISRIVSIGLTPGSAFTLLKNDGRSPVLVFCRDTVIAVNHKESSQIFVKVES; translated from the coding sequence ATGAAAAACGCTGATTTTGTTGACCATTTGAGCCTCGCCGAAATGGGCGAAAATCGTTGCGGAACGGTTGCCCAAATTGAGGGAGATTCCCGCTTTATTTCAAGAATTGTTTCCATCGGGCTTACGCCGGGTTCCGCCTTTACGCTCCTCAAGAATGATGGGCGCTCGCCGGTGCTCGTTTTTTGTCGCGATACAGTTATCGCTGTCAATCATAAGGAAAGCTCACAGATTTTTGTCAAGGTGGAATCGTAA